The Helicoverpa armigera isolate CAAS_96S chromosome 18, ASM3070526v1, whole genome shotgun sequence genome segment TATAGCTTATAAAGTGCATTTAGAACAAGTGAACATAGAACGATTCTTGATGCCGATTCGTTCTCTGTTCtctctgaaataattttaaaggtaGGGATAGAATGTGCAATCGCTCGTTTGAATGCAACGCTCAATCAAAGATTATCATCTCCTGCCCATTTCCTATTCATTGCATAAATTCGGTAAATGCTGACTAAAATTTTCttctatacaaaatataaaacttaccaataacAAAAACCAGCACCATACAAGCGACAGACTTCCTAGCCTGAGCTTGAGCCTCTCCCTGACCTCCGTGTAGCGCGCCTGGCATCTCCCTGGTACTGGCCAGTAGACGGCGCGCCATTAGAGAGTAGAAGAACGCAATCACCAGCAGCGGTAGACCGTAGTATACTAGCGTCACCAACTTACAGGCTCCGCGCTGCCTTGTGTACGTTTTTAAAACCCACAACGTGATTAAAGCCTGACCCCTGAATCCAAACCAAGATCTcgtgcacagcagccgcgcttgtgATAAcaagaccaacgaggcagtttcctgatatgcaaaatataaaacttacctataACAAAAACCAGCACCATACAAGCAACAGACTTCCGAGCCTGTGCTTGAGCCTCTCCTTGACCTCCGTGTAGCGCGCCTGGCATCTCCCTGGTGCTGGCCAGTAGACGTCGCGCCATTAGAGAGTAGAAGAACGCAATCACCAGCAGCGGTAGACCGTAGTATACTAGCGCTTTTGCTAGGGTCATCCACCTGGGAAAGAATGCTTGGTTAATAGatgaaacaaaaatgaaaataagtcgggtacattttagtttaatttaaggtATTTGTCGTACATTCTCACACCTTTTTCATCTCCTGTATTGTAAAGTAAAGCCAAAAAATCAGGAATAAAATTTTCGCTAAATAACTTTTTCGCTCTGAAGTTCGCCATGAATGCCGATTAAGTAAAAGTGAAGTGTAAAAGAAAAACCTGAATGCGCGAGGATTTTAAAAGCTGACTTCAGAGGGGCAAAGTTATATGACTTAAACTGTATGTAATGTTCTAGCAACAAAAACACAATGgcttttcaaaaaaagaagttGAAGGCAAAGTGGCTGAGCAATTGGTTGATAAGATAGGagaaacttataatattatacatcaTTTGTTGACTTTCGCTTATATCATGATGTACTAAATAGTTATACTATGAGTATGAGATGATCCAGCAATTATCATTGATGAAGCTACAAAGACAATAATGATGTGTCATAGACATATTATTGACATAATTAATAATGTGGCTAGCCTAATCAAACCTATAGACAGCGTGTTATTGTGGTTGGAAAATCCATATTAACCGAGCATTGTAAATTGGTGTCATTACTcatcataggtaggtacatcataCTATTGACGATTATAGATGACTTACTGTCCTGTGCGGTTTCACCCACCAAAATTCTTCCCATGCCTTGATAAAAAGGTTGAAAAGGTTAGGGGAAAATATCCAGATTTTTCTTGCTGGCCTCTAAatgaaactttgaaaaaaatcgTACAATTTTGATATAtgaaaataaaccaattaagaatatttgttttttttttatacatgacaacaaaataactatttatttcatttaattacaacatatgtatgttttttatatgtacTGTAAACATGACAACTACAAAATCTAGGaaatgattttataatttcatattcCCAGTTATCCGGTCCCTAAGCAGTAATAAAAGCCAGGCACTGTTAAAATTATGttctttatattaattaaatcaaattttgcctGAATTTAATCTGACAGCCAAATCTCTATAGACAACGTAAcaaaactgattttattaatttagttaatcTTGCTGTCCATTCTCTTTCCTAATTATATTCTAGAATTCATTATTATACTTCATTGTTGTGAAATACACTAGAGGCCAACAGATTTGGGTCAATTATAAAATCCTTTGgaactcaaaattaattatttattcttcatgaacatttatttacctacttacataaacctaacgtttatttcaaaatagttttattaactTATAACAAATTATAGATGCATAGCATGATTTTCACAAGCCCTCTCTCTCACATACCTACTCGAAAGCAAACGTTCaacaatttacaatttattaacatCTTCGTAACTGACCCGGATTTACTGCTCCCGAGTGTATAGTTAATAAATTACAGAAGAACATGCAATGTGCTTCACAAATTCAAATGTGGCGAAGCGAGAGCAGCTTATGTTCGATAGAGAGGGCTTTCGGATGCAATGCAGTGTATTGTTTCCAGGATTTATCAGTGTTATTAGGTAATAGATAACATAATAGTTTGTGGTATTACTTGCTTTTCATGATTTCCGActgaacaatattataaaagcctCAGGCTATCTATATATTTGATTTGATCTCTGTACCAGGAATCGATTTACAGTAACGATGGGTTTTTCACAATGACCTTTTAAATTGTTAGCTCCGAATCCTAACAAGCAATGACGCAGTCTAGGTGTACCAAaactttttttcatatattttattccaaataACTTATTCCATAAGGTTATGTATGACACGCGATGTAGAcaaaaaattgctttaaaagTTCAGTTCAATGACACTTTTTATACTCGACACCTGAATCCccaaataataactatttattattaagagggctatcacaaattttcgcgaatttaaacgttttatacgagttttgatgctttggatatagtcacaataaaaaaacaaaaataagattcagaaagtttgatcatttatcttgaaagtgtattaaataaatattttaatttgtccacgtacatcagtaaaatctttgtctctgcaaaggatgtttcataaaatgttgcttttgggtatcttttgatgcttcggtactccgaggatatagcaatttaaccatttataaaaatgttcaagatacaactatatcttgtacttggaagtgtttaaatcaatttattacaattcatacagtattacaccaaaaataattctataaaactgagagttactgacaattttccgtacgaaactatattttttatctatgaaagtataatccaaattcaaataaaaaacatttaataattaaggtggtattgttataaagcttgaaaaaaattggtctatttaaaagtaaaacaatattttaaaataatttttgtttgcaatgcaaaatcaatataaatcttgtgacgcgcggtgttcaactttagtcagcgccaggcgcttaccgaggagggacgtatcgctcgctgttgcgccgcgtaaactcgccggagttcgaaaatatagcgcaacctacgcatctaacacgttttgatactagtgagttttattttatttattagttataatgatctgattgaaatgtaatatacataagtattaggccatgatattctaattcgaaaatgttatagattgggttctctttttgatgttggttataaagaaatatgtacgtaaatgtcatcgtcgttagtttcgctgttgcataataatgtaattggacttctttgattcttgcaggataatgaaagcatatttaattcagactatcagactcaattgaataccagtacaaataatatggtaagtatttttgtcacccgcaaaaggtatacgtgacatatttgttttaataaactatctacattcctagttttcattgttgcaggaaaatgaagatacaatacatggaagacgaattatagattttagtttttttataaatcaattacttataattgataaacatggtgaaaagtttggttgtcgattaaataatttaaaaattgtaaacgattacttgtttattgtaactcaatcgagctattctaggttataaaattcatcggtacaaataatatttcataaactataaaaacaataaattatttcggaaaaaagtggcaaagtctcaagtttgtttgtgccgcgtggcggtccgcaggtgtgcgttgcgtatttcactagacgcacacatgcgcaagtgctgccggctatcgtctaatttacctacaactgagcaattcgattttgtaatagcgctcttaaacACAGTTAACACAGAACTGCTCCATCGGCGCCTGacgtttcatttttatttcgagACCAATCTACTTTGACATATGAGgctgaataaattattacctTGGCTTCGGCCATCGAATTTTGACAACAgctgtgttgttttttttgcaCGATagtgtattgtaaatatttaaattaagtttagttatttttatgcaGATTTTCggtttttatgataaaaatacatttgatcGAATAGTGTTAAACAGACAGGTATGGATTGATACTGAATTATTTCAAGTTATCGCATTACTAGTGGTATGTGATTGTATTTTACCTTCTGACTCACACAGGAGAAGAAAGAGTGTTTTTGAACGTTAAGCAAATTCACCTTTAAAAACCAAGAATTATCTTATTCCCAAACATCTAGGTATCTAGGTAGCTGTATGGTTCTTGATATTAATTCATGTACAATCGATAACTACCGCCTAACAACGTCTATTAATTGGAATAGGCAACATTTCGCGCAGTAATTAAACAAGAAAGTGTATTTAGTACATAACCGAACTGTTGGCGGGTTGATTGCTCAATTTCGAGTATCGATATCAATCAAGCACGTCACTATTCATTTGAGGCTGAAAACGATAACTTATGTTTAAAGTCCTCAATATGGAGTATGTTTGGTTTTAATAAGATCTTCATATAACTAGAATTCTATCCTATTATCTGAACTGAGTAACTGACATGTACCTAGAaagaataattttcaaaattaatgctATTGTGAGCCTGATCATAATttagtacctattataaaaaacaGAGGATACAAATATTGCTTGCATATTTAAGCCAGGCGTTCGTCACGACACTTCCTTGGCAtgacatataggtaggtaaaatacttcattatatttttttacgtttataGAACTTTTGCTAGATGTTATAATAAAAGCataactgttatttatttgataattcaAACTCACCACAGATCATTAGTAACCAGCTAAACCACTAATCACCGTATCAATACCAAAACTAGTACACTAAAACCAATTGCTCAGCCACCGTACCTGCAAACACTACACAAAAACCAATCTTACGACCTAGAAAACAAAGTTCAAATTACTTCGGGTAGCTGTCCCATCCGAGCGGGAAAGGTGTGCAATACACTATAGTGACATTAGGCCTTATTTGCACAGTCACTGTGTTCGAGAACAGCGCTGCAGGTGCCGCGAAGATAAGCGCTGCAGCCCATATGAAAGTTGCACAAACCAGGGGTAGTTTGCGGAGCTGAAAACAAAGCTTCAAGTCAGTCAAACTTCGTAGTGTGAGCTATTAAACTGTGAACTAGTTATACGTGTTTGTTTGTAGTTaatgctttattattttgttaagatgTAGTTGAGTATGTATTTAGTAAGATGTCTATAATTAGACTTTCCCAGAAAGcacttgtttgtatttttttttgttgcagctTAAAATAAGCACATGTTATGTTTCAATGAACAAGTTTTTTTAGGTCAGGTATTTTCTCTTTGTGgctctacatacatatatttactaAAAACTTAATCTTATTTTCAATGATCAATCTCAAATAGGTACCTTATAACCGACACCGTTCCGGAATAAGACACCTATTTTCCGTTACATTCTTCGACGGACACAAACTCATCGTTCTTTCGAGAAAAATACATCTTTCCCCAATAACATCGAtagcaaaatgtaataaaatttcaatttgcTCACCTGGAGTCTTCTAAAGGGATTTACAATAGCACAGTATCTTTCTGCGGATAATGCCGTGAGAGTGAACACTGATACTCCGATGCTGACATCTTTCCCCGCTTCGGAGATACGGCAGATCAGCTCTCCCCATGGCCAGGACTCCAGCGTGTATATTATTGAGACGAACGGCACACATATCAGGATTACTAGAAGGTCTGCTAGGGCTAAGGAGAATATGTACCTGTAGAAGGTCGTGACATTAAATCATCGATATAAAATCCTCTATAACTTTTACTCCATTATAATCTTGTTTTACAAACTGACGTCAGTGAGCAATCAAGAG includes the following:
- the LOC110379197 gene encoding neuropeptide CCHamide-2 receptor isoform X2 gives rise to the protein MFTAQPNTSVLIYSPDDNQTESEYTPYEERLETYIVPVLFAIIFIVGVLGNGTLVIVYVRHRGMRNAPNTYIFSLALADLLVILICVPFVSIIYTLESWPWGELICRISEAGKDVSIGVSVFTLTALSAERYCAIVNPFRRLQLRKLPLVCATFIWAAALIFAAPAALFSNTVTVQIRPNVTIVYCTPFPLGWDSYPKWMTLAKALVYYGLPLLVIAFFYSLMARRLLASTREMPGALHGGQGEAQAQARKSVACMVLVFVIVFFICFLPYHAFEVWFHLSATAQADYNDWMHAFRIMGFCLSFLNSCVNPVALYCVSGVFRSHFNRYLCCRRGTLHPTCSSRLSRTAVCETSFRSTHRHRCNRERCDIKLRLRKY